A region from the Azospirillum thermophilum genome encodes:
- the ugpB gene encoding sn-glycerol-3-phosphate ABC transporter substrate-binding protein UgpB: MLTRRTLGLSTAAFVLASGLAGSALAQQKTTIEFWHGLPQPLGGQLEQIVQDFNASQDKVQVNPSFKGSYPETMQAAIAAFRAGNAPHIVQMFEVGTATMMAAGPAIKPVYQLMAETGAGLDPAAYIPAVRGYYSSRDGKMMALPFNSSTSIMFYNKDAFQKAGLDPEKAPATWPEMIEAMKKLKASGVSCAFTTSWPTWIQLEQLGSLHDTPFASKSNGFGGLDAELKINAPLFVKHLDTLVQLQKDGLFKYGGRDNKADALFPSGECAIAHASSGLRSRISKEAKFNWGAAPLPYWPEFAKDGPKNGIIGGAAFWVMTSPKRTPAEYKAVSEFFSYLARPQVDAKWHMDTGYVPVTLQGFQQAQASGFYDKNPGADVPAKQLTRTPTTENSMGLRLGNLPEIRNIIQEEMEKAFQGEQTARQALDNSVKRGNTVLRNFERANKG, from the coding sequence ATGCTGACCCGCCGCACGCTTGGCCTTTCGACGGCCGCCTTCGTGCTTGCTTCCGGCCTCGCCGGTTCGGCCCTGGCACAGCAGAAGACCACCATCGAGTTCTGGCACGGCCTGCCGCAGCCGCTCGGCGGCCAGCTCGAGCAGATCGTCCAGGACTTCAACGCGTCCCAGGACAAGGTGCAGGTCAACCCCAGCTTCAAGGGCAGCTATCCCGAGACGATGCAGGCGGCCATCGCCGCCTTCCGCGCCGGCAACGCGCCGCACATCGTCCAGATGTTCGAGGTCGGCACCGCGACCATGATGGCCGCCGGCCCGGCGATCAAGCCGGTGTACCAGCTGATGGCGGAGACCGGCGCCGGCCTCGACCCCGCCGCCTACATCCCGGCGGTGCGCGGCTACTACTCGTCCAGGGACGGGAAGATGATGGCGCTGCCGTTCAACAGCTCCACCTCCATCATGTTCTACAACAAGGACGCCTTCCAGAAGGCCGGGCTCGATCCCGAGAAGGCGCCGGCCACCTGGCCGGAGATGATCGAGGCGATGAAGAAGCTGAAGGCCAGCGGCGTCTCCTGCGCCTTCACCACCTCCTGGCCGACCTGGATCCAGCTCGAACAGCTCGGTTCCCTGCACGACACGCCGTTCGCCAGCAAGTCCAACGGCTTCGGCGGACTCGACGCCGAGCTGAAGATCAACGCCCCGCTGTTCGTGAAGCATCTCGACACGCTGGTCCAGCTCCAGAAGGACGGGCTGTTCAAGTATGGCGGCCGCGACAACAAGGCCGACGCCCTGTTCCCGTCGGGCGAATGCGCCATCGCCCACGCCTCCTCCGGCCTGCGCAGCCGCATCAGCAAGGAGGCGAAGTTCAACTGGGGCGCCGCCCCGCTGCCCTACTGGCCGGAGTTCGCCAAGGACGGCCCGAAGAACGGCATCATCGGCGGCGCCGCCTTCTGGGTCATGACCTCGCCGAAGCGCACCCCGGCCGAATACAAGGCGGTGTCGGAGTTCTTCAGCTACCTCGCCCGCCCGCAGGTGGACGCCAAATGGCACATGGACACCGGTTACGTCCCGGTGACGCTGCAGGGCTTCCAGCAGGCGCAGGCCTCCGGCTTCTATGACAAGAACCCGGGCGCCGACGTCCCGGCCAAGCAGCTCACCCGCACGCCGACCACCGAGAACAGCATGGGCCTGCGGCTCGGCAACCTGCCGGAGATCCGCAACATCATCCAGGAGGAGATGGAGAAGGCCTTCCAGGGCGAGCAGACCGCCAGGCAGGCGCTCGACAACTCGGTGAAGCGCGGCAACACCGTGCTGCGCAACTTCGAGCGGGCGAACAAGGGCTGA
- the gstA gene encoding glutathione transferase GstA → MKLFFKPGACSLSPHIVLREAGLPFELVNVDLAAKTLADGSDFYAVNPKGQVPALALDEGGILTEGPVIVQYIADKVPEKGLIPPAGTLERYRVLEWLNFVGTELHKTFSPLFRPTTPDAYKDIVRQTLAQKFAVLDKALAGRSYLTGESFTVADAYCFVVLGWARPMGIDLSAYPNVTAFQARIAGRPAVREARAAEGLG, encoded by the coding sequence ATGAAGCTCTTTTTCAAGCCCGGCGCCTGCTCGCTGTCGCCGCACATCGTGCTGCGCGAGGCCGGGCTGCCGTTCGAGCTGGTGAACGTCGACCTCGCCGCCAAGACGCTCGCCGACGGCAGCGATTTCTACGCCGTGAACCCCAAGGGCCAGGTGCCGGCCCTGGCGCTGGACGAGGGCGGCATCCTCACCGAGGGGCCGGTGATCGTGCAGTACATCGCCGACAAGGTGCCGGAGAAGGGGCTGATCCCGCCGGCCGGCACGCTGGAGCGCTACCGCGTCCTGGAGTGGCTGAACTTCGTCGGGACCGAGCTGCACAAGACCTTCAGCCCGCTGTTCCGCCCGACCACGCCGGACGCCTACAAGGACATCGTCCGCCAGACGCTGGCGCAGAAGTTCGCCGTGCTGGACAAGGCGCTGGCCGGCAGGTCCTACCTGACCGGCGAGAGCTTCACGGTGGCGGACGCCTATTGCTTCGTGGTGCTGGGCTGGGCCAGGCCGATGGGGATCGACCTGTCGGCCTATCCGAACGTGACCGCCTTCCAGGCCCGCATCGCCGGGCGCCCCGCCGTCCGCGAGGCCCGCGCCGCCGAGGGGCTGGGCTGA
- a CDS encoding sn-glycerol-3-phosphate import ATP-binding protein UgpC, producing MATVEIRNVRKSYGPVEAIKGIDVAIRDGEFLVLLGPSGCGKSTLLRMVAGLESITGGEIAIGGRVVNGLEPKDRDIAMVFQNYALYPHMTVFDNMAYGLKIRGIPRDEIRTRVDRAAEILELGRFLDRRPSQLSGGQRQRVAMGRAIVREPAAFLFDEPLSNLDAKLRTQMRVEIKRLQDRLGITSLYVTHDQVEAMTLADRILVMNHGVAEQIGTPLEVYQRPASLFVAGFIGSPPMNVLDARIDAAGGGVVIPGGATVALADAHGGRAGQPVTLGVRPEHLALAAEGPLSIQVDLVEALGADTVVYGRLPDGEPLVVRMNGLPACREGDRLTLAPQPGALHLFDPETGRRLSE from the coding sequence ATGGCTACCGTAGAAATCCGAAACGTCCGCAAGTCCTACGGCCCGGTGGAGGCGATCAAGGGCATCGACGTCGCCATCCGCGACGGCGAGTTCCTGGTCCTGCTCGGCCCCAGCGGCTGCGGCAAGTCCACGCTGCTGCGCATGGTGGCCGGGCTGGAGAGCATCACCGGCGGCGAGATCGCCATCGGCGGCCGCGTGGTGAACGGGCTGGAGCCCAAGGACCGGGACATCGCCATGGTGTTCCAGAACTATGCGCTCTACCCGCACATGACGGTCTTCGACAACATGGCCTACGGCCTGAAGATCCGCGGGATCCCCAGGGACGAGATCCGCACCCGCGTCGACCGCGCCGCGGAAATCCTGGAGCTCGGCCGCTTCCTCGACCGCCGGCCGAGCCAGCTTTCCGGCGGCCAGCGCCAGCGCGTCGCCATGGGCCGCGCCATCGTGCGCGAGCCCGCCGCCTTCCTGTTCGACGAGCCGCTGTCCAACCTGGACGCCAAGCTGCGCACCCAGATGCGGGTGGAGATCAAGCGGCTGCAGGACCGGCTGGGCATCACCAGCCTCTACGTCACGCACGACCAGGTGGAGGCGATGACGCTCGCCGACCGCATCCTGGTGATGAACCATGGCGTCGCCGAGCAGATCGGCACGCCGCTGGAGGTCTACCAGCGGCCGGCCAGCCTGTTCGTCGCCGGCTTCATCGGCTCGCCGCCGATGAACGTGCTCGACGCGCGGATCGATGCGGCGGGCGGCGGGGTGGTGATCCCGGGCGGCGCCACCGTCGCGCTGGCCGACGCCCATGGCGGGCGGGCCGGCCAGCCGGTGACGCTGGGGGTCCGGCCGGAGCATCTGGCGCTGGCCGCCGAGGGGCCGCTGTCGATCCAGGTCGATCTGGTCGAGGCGCTGGGCGCCGACACGGTGGTCTATGGCCGGCTGCCCGACGGCGAGCCGCTGGTGGTCCGCATGAACGGCCTGCCGGCCTGCCGCGAGGGCGACCGCCTGACGCTGGCGCCCCAGCCCGGCGCGCTGCACCTGTTCGATCCGGAGACCGGGCGGCGGCTTTCCGAATAG
- the ugpE gene encoding sn-glycerol-3-phosphate ABC transporter permease UgpE produces the protein MTRRWTALVPHAVLILGVLVFAFPIYVTLIGSTWDSATIGRGSLPLVPGGEALHNFTQAWGETRGNRAMYTPVRTMMLNSLIMALIIAVGKIAISIISAYAVAFFRFPLRMVFFWMIFMTLMLPVEVRIVPTYKVVADLGMIDSYAGLTIPLIASATATLLFRQFFLTIPDELIEAAKIDGAGALRFFVDVVLPLSRTNIAALFVILFIYGWNQYLWPLVVTNSAEMETMVIGVTKMIGNGDSANDWNLIMATTVLTMLPPVAVVVLMQRWFVKGLVDTEK, from the coding sequence ATGACCCGCCGCTGGACCGCCCTCGTTCCGCATGCCGTGCTGATCCTCGGCGTGCTGGTCTTCGCCTTCCCCATCTACGTCACGCTGATCGGATCGACCTGGGACAGCGCCACCATCGGGCGCGGCAGCCTGCCGCTGGTGCCGGGGGGCGAGGCGCTGCACAACTTCACCCAGGCCTGGGGCGAGACGCGCGGCAACCGGGCCATGTACACGCCCGTGCGCACGATGATGCTGAACAGCCTGATCATGGCGCTGATCATCGCCGTCGGGAAGATCGCCATCTCCATCATCTCCGCCTATGCGGTCGCCTTCTTCCGCTTCCCGCTGCGGATGGTGTTCTTCTGGATGATCTTCATGACGCTGATGCTGCCGGTCGAGGTGCGCATCGTGCCGACCTACAAGGTGGTCGCCGACCTCGGCATGATCGACAGCTACGCCGGGCTGACCATCCCGCTGATCGCGTCGGCTACCGCCACGCTGCTGTTCCGCCAGTTCTTCCTGACCATCCCCGACGAGCTGATCGAGGCGGCGAAGATCGACGGGGCGGGGGCGCTGCGCTTCTTCGTCGACGTGGTGCTGCCGCTGTCGCGCACCAACATCGCGGCGCTGTTCGTCATCCTCTTCATCTATGGCTGGAACCAGTATCTCTGGCCGCTGGTGGTCACCAACAGCGCCGAGATGGAGACGATGGTGATCGGCGTCACCAAGATGATCGGCAACGGCGATTCCGCCAACGACTGGAACCTGATCATGGCCACGACGGTGCTGACCATGCTGCCGCCGGTGGCGGTGGTGGTGCTGATGCAGCGCTGGTTCGTCAAGGGCCTGGTGGATACCGAAAAGTAA
- a CDS encoding HAD family hydrolase, with the protein MTHCNNIVTIGFDGDDTLWHNESLFSLTQERFRALLSQSADPAALDRRLLEVERANLGVYGYGIKGFVLSLIETAITVTDGRVPARDLQALIEFGKAMLQHPVELLDGVAEVVEALSGRFRLLLITKGDLFDQESKIARSGLAERFHGVEIVSEKDPATYRRVLERHGVDPAGFLMVGNSVRSDILPVLEIGARAVHIPYHITWAHELAEAPADGYLGIGTMRDLPRLLGL; encoded by the coding sequence ATGACGCACTGCAACAACATCGTTACCATCGGCTTCGACGGCGACGACACGCTCTGGCACAACGAGTCGCTGTTCTCGCTGACGCAGGAGCGGTTCCGCGCCCTGCTGTCGCAATCCGCCGATCCGGCGGCGCTGGACCGCCGGCTTCTGGAGGTGGAGCGGGCGAACCTCGGCGTCTACGGCTACGGCATCAAGGGCTTCGTGCTGTCGCTGATCGAGACGGCGATCACCGTCACCGACGGCCGCGTCCCCGCCCGCGACCTGCAGGCGCTGATCGAGTTCGGCAAGGCGATGCTGCAGCACCCGGTGGAGCTGCTCGACGGCGTGGCCGAGGTGGTGGAGGCCTTGTCCGGCCGCTTCCGCCTGCTGCTGATCACCAAGGGCGACCTGTTCGACCAGGAGAGCAAGATCGCCCGCTCCGGCCTCGCCGAACGCTTCCACGGCGTGGAGATCGTCAGCGAGAAGGACCCGGCGACCTACCGGCGCGTGCTGGAGCGCCACGGCGTCGATCCGGCGGGCTTCCTGATGGTCGGCAACTCGGTGCGCTCCGACATCCTGCCGGTGCTGGAGATCGGCGCCCGCGCCGTCCACATCCCCTACCACATCACCTGGGCCCACGAGCTGGCCGAGGCCCCGGCGGACGGCTACCTCGGCATCGGGACGATGCGCGACCTGCCGCGGCTGCTGGGGCTGTGA
- a CDS encoding type III PLP-dependent enzyme: MNQKIARFFEEQRPQTPCLVVDLDVVEQNYNDLHDALPDARIFYAVKANPAPEILALLARLGSAFDCASVPEIQMALAAGAPAERISYGNTIKKEADIRRAYELGVRLFAFDSDAELEKLARSAPGARVFCRILTSGEGAEWPLSRKFGCDLKMARALLLKARDLPVEPYGVSFHVGSQQKDLKQWDHAIFQVAQLFRELEVLGVDLGMINLGGGFPTRYRTDVPECTAYGQAIFESLRTHFGNHLPETIVEPGRGMVGNAGVIESEVVLVSRKSDEDPKRWVYLDIGKFSGLAETMDEAIQYPIEVVGEGMDDPDGEAVILAGPTCDSADVLYERAEYRMPSELKAGDRVRIHATGAYTTTYSAVCFNGFAPLQQICI, translated from the coding sequence ATGAACCAGAAGATTGCGCGCTTTTTCGAAGAGCAGCGCCCGCAGACCCCTTGCCTCGTCGTGGACCTGGACGTCGTCGAGCAGAACTACAACGACCTGCATGACGCGCTGCCCGACGCCCGCATCTTCTATGCCGTGAAGGCCAACCCGGCGCCGGAGATCCTGGCGCTGCTGGCCCGCCTCGGCTCGGCCTTCGACTGCGCCAGCGTGCCGGAGATCCAGATGGCGCTGGCCGCCGGCGCCCCGGCGGAGCGCATCTCCTACGGCAACACCATCAAGAAGGAAGCCGACATCCGCCGCGCCTACGAGCTGGGCGTGCGGCTGTTCGCCTTCGACAGCGACGCCGAGCTGGAGAAGCTGGCCCGCTCCGCCCCCGGTGCGCGCGTCTTCTGCCGCATCCTGACCTCGGGCGAAGGCGCCGAATGGCCGCTGTCGCGCAAGTTCGGCTGCGACCTGAAGATGGCGCGCGCGCTGCTGCTGAAGGCCCGCGACCTGCCGGTCGAGCCCTACGGCGTGTCCTTCCACGTCGGCTCGCAGCAGAAGGACCTGAAGCAGTGGGACCACGCCATCTTCCAGGTGGCGCAGCTGTTCCGCGAGCTGGAGGTGCTGGGCGTCGACCTCGGCATGATCAACCTGGGCGGCGGCTTCCCGACCCGCTACCGCACCGACGTGCCGGAGTGCACCGCCTACGGCCAGGCGATCTTCGAGTCCCTGCGCACCCATTTCGGCAACCACCTGCCGGAGACGATCGTCGAGCCCGGCCGCGGCATGGTCGGCAATGCCGGCGTGATCGAGAGCGAGGTGGTGCTGGTGTCGCGCAAGTCGGACGAGGATCCGAAGCGCTGGGTCTATCTCGACATCGGCAAGTTCAGCGGCCTCGCCGAGACGATGGACGAGGCCATCCAGTACCCGATCGAGGTGGTCGGCGAGGGGATGGACGATCCGGACGGCGAGGCGGTCATCCTGGCCGGCCCGACCTGCGACAGCGCCGACGTGCTCTATGAGCGCGCCGAGTACCGCATGCCGAGCGAGCTGAAGGCCGGCGACCGGGTGCGCATCCACGCCACCGGCGCCTACACCACGACGTATTCGGCCGTCTGCTTCAACGGCTTTGCTCCGCTGCAGCAGATCTGCATCTGA
- a CDS encoding VOC family protein — translation MSSRSIPPFHLAFPVRDKEEARAFYAGTLGCGVGRESDRWIDFDLYGHQVVAHVTEEAGSRATNPVDGEEVPASHFGVILGWDDWHALAGKLKAAGIRFLIEPQIRFKGQVGEQATMFFLDPSGNALEFKSFQDMSQIFAR, via the coding sequence ATGAGCAGCCGCAGCATCCCGCCCTTCCACCTCGCCTTCCCCGTCCGCGACAAGGAGGAGGCGCGCGCCTTCTATGCCGGCACGCTCGGCTGCGGGGTGGGGCGGGAGTCCGACCGCTGGATCGACTTCGACCTCTATGGCCATCAGGTCGTGGCGCATGTGACCGAGGAGGCCGGCAGCCGGGCGACCAACCCGGTGGACGGGGAGGAGGTGCCGGCCAGCCATTTCGGCGTCATCCTCGGCTGGGACGACTGGCACGCGCTGGCCGGGAAGCTGAAGGCCGCCGGCATCCGCTTCCTGATCGAGCCGCAGATCCGCTTCAAGGGGCAGGTCGGCGAGCAGGCGACCATGTTCTTCCTCGACCCCAGCGGCAATGCCCTGGAGTTCAAGAGCTTCCAGGACATGTCGCAGATCTTCGCCCGCTGA
- a CDS encoding MgtC/SapB family protein, with product MRGKAAGLRTHTLIAISAAVTTLVALEFDAVSRAGGEANSDPIRVIQGVAQAVGFISAGVMIRSGDSVHGATTAAVIWMAGALGIACGAGFYVLAGLSLALSLGVTLLFTWVMRRVPVTGKAEEREAGEE from the coding sequence ATGCGAGGCAAGGCCGCCGGGCTGCGCACCCATACGCTGATCGCCATCAGCGCCGCCGTCACCACGCTGGTCGCGCTGGAGTTCGACGCGGTTTCCCGGGCCGGCGGCGAGGCCAACAGCGACCCGATCCGCGTCATCCAGGGGGTGGCGCAGGCGGTCGGCTTCATCAGCGCCGGCGTGATGATCCGGTCCGGCGACAGCGTGCATGGCGCCACCACCGCGGCGGTGATCTGGATGGCCGGCGCGCTGGGCATCGCCTGCGGCGCCGGCTTCTACGTGCTGGCCGGGCTCTCGCTGGCGCTCAGCCTGGGGGTGACGCTGCTCTTCACCTGGGTGATGCGCCGCGTGCCGGTCACCGGGAAGGCGGAGGAGCGGGAGGCGGGGGAGGAGTGA
- a CDS encoding DUF1127 domain-containing protein, which produces MATLLHSADTGRETLSFAHLLEAVSNTFGLWRQRMITRRELAQLDDRMLQDIGFSRCDAEIEMNKPFWRE; this is translated from the coding sequence ATGGCTACGCTTCTGCACTCGGCCGACACCGGCCGCGAAACCCTGTCGTTCGCCCATCTGCTGGAGGCTGTTTCGAACACCTTCGGTCTGTGGCGCCAGCGCATGATCACCCGCCGCGAACTGGCCCAGCTCGACGACCGCATGCTTCAGGACATCGGCTTCAGCCGCTGCGATGCCGAGATCGAGATGAACAAGCCCTTCTGGCGCGAATGA
- the ugpA gene encoding sn-glycerol-3-phosphate ABC transporter permease UgpA, whose amino-acid sequence MQRRVLFDNKLLPYLLLAPQVAVTLVFFIWPAAQAVWQSVHLQDAFGLRSEFVWFENFERILTDPNYLDTLRITVVFSVAVTVLSMGTALLLAVLADSKIKGAGAYKTLLIWPYALAPAVAAVLWMFIFNPDIGLLGRGLNAMGIPWDYRLNGGQALTMVVLAASWKQVSYNFIFFLAGLQAIPRSVIEAASIDGAGPARRFWTITFPLLSPTTFFLLVVDLVYAFCETFGTIHALTHGGPGKATETLIFRVYLDGVVNNDLGGSSAQSVILMVIVIALTAIQFRFVERKVHYA is encoded by the coding sequence TTGCAGCGTCGCGTGCTCTTCGACAACAAGCTGCTCCCCTACCTGCTGCTGGCGCCGCAGGTGGCGGTGACGCTGGTCTTCTTCATCTGGCCGGCGGCCCAGGCCGTCTGGCAGTCGGTGCATCTGCAGGACGCCTTCGGCCTGCGCAGCGAGTTCGTCTGGTTCGAGAATTTCGAGCGCATCCTGACCGATCCCAACTATCTCGACACGCTGCGGATCACCGTCGTCTTCTCGGTCGCGGTGACGGTGCTGTCCATGGGGACGGCGCTGCTGCTGGCCGTGCTGGCGGATTCGAAGATCAAGGGGGCCGGTGCCTACAAGACCCTGCTGATCTGGCCCTATGCGCTGGCGCCCGCGGTGGCGGCGGTGCTGTGGATGTTCATCTTCAATCCCGACATCGGCCTGCTGGGCCGCGGGCTGAACGCCATGGGCATTCCCTGGGACTACCGGCTGAACGGCGGGCAGGCCCTGACCATGGTGGTGCTGGCGGCGAGCTGGAAGCAGGTCTCCTACAACTTCATCTTCTTCCTGGCCGGGCTGCAGGCGATCCCGCGCTCGGTGATCGAGGCGGCGAGCATCGACGGCGCCGGGCCGGCGCGGCGCTTCTGGACCATCACCTTCCCGCTGCTGTCGCCGACCACCTTCTTCCTGCTGGTGGTCGATCTGGTCTACGCCTTCTGCGAGACCTTCGGCACCATCCACGCGCTGACCCACGGCGGCCCGGGCAAGGCGACGGAGACGCTGATCTTCCGCGTCTATCTCGACGGCGTCGTCAACAACGACCTCGGCGGCTCCTCCGCCCAGTCGGTGATCCTGATGGTGATCGTCATCGCGCTGACCGCCATCCAGTTCCGCTTCGTCGAGCGCAAGGTGCATTACGCATGA
- a CDS encoding hybrid sensor histidine kinase/response regulator — MHLFHHLLMGRLKDPASIELGNKLEQSITAGETLLRALLEVSALEAGLVTAQPQAFPIDETLGRLLQDFAPEAEAKGLRFNVRPAEVEVVSDPALLERLLRPILSNAVRYTEKGGVLLAARRRGDRLRIEVWDTGIGIDPAQHQAIFEDFHQLGNPGRDRKQGLGLGLAIVRRLAQVLGTPVTLRSRPGRGSVFAVEVPLAGTARRDDGAEEGESRGNGADGTGTVLVIEDDAMQLEGIGLLLRGWGYAVIPTRSIDEACAVVEHQPGGPDLVLSDLRLAGPESGIDAIQAVRARCGRRVPGVIVTGDTDPERLRSVDRSGFRLVHKPCDPVALRSLLARTLTATEHRVT; from the coding sequence ATGCACCTGTTCCACCATCTGCTGATGGGCCGGCTGAAGGATCCCGCCAGCATCGAGCTGGGCAACAAGCTGGAACAGTCGATCACCGCGGGGGAGACGCTGCTGCGCGCCCTGCTGGAGGTCTCCGCGCTGGAGGCCGGGCTGGTGACGGCGCAGCCGCAGGCCTTCCCGATCGACGAGACGCTGGGCCGGCTGCTGCAGGACTTCGCGCCGGAGGCGGAGGCCAAGGGCCTGCGCTTCAACGTGCGCCCGGCCGAGGTGGAGGTGGTCAGCGACCCGGCCCTGCTGGAACGGCTGCTGCGCCCGATCCTGTCGAACGCCGTGCGCTACACGGAAAAGGGCGGGGTGCTGCTGGCGGCGCGGCGGCGCGGCGACAGGCTGCGCATCGAGGTGTGGGACACCGGCATCGGCATCGACCCGGCGCAGCATCAGGCGATCTTCGAGGACTTCCACCAGCTCGGCAATCCCGGCCGCGACCGCAAGCAGGGGCTGGGGCTGGGGCTCGCCATCGTGCGGCGGCTGGCGCAGGTGCTCGGCACGCCGGTCACGCTGCGCTCGCGTCCCGGCCGCGGCTCGGTCTTCGCGGTGGAGGTGCCGCTGGCCGGCACGGCGCGCCGCGACGACGGGGCGGAGGAGGGCGAGAGCCGCGGCAATGGCGCCGACGGCACCGGCACCGTGCTGGTGATCGAGGACGACGCCATGCAGCTCGAAGGGATCGGCCTGCTGCTGCGGGGCTGGGGCTATGCCGTCATCCCGACCCGCAGCATCGACGAGGCCTGCGCGGTGGTCGAGCACCAGCCGGGCGGTCCCGACCTCGTGCTGTCCGACCTGCGGCTGGCCGGGCCGGAGTCGGGGATCGACGCCATCCAGGCGGTCCGCGCCCGCTGCGGCCGGCGGGTGCCGGGCGTGATCGTCACCGGCGACACCGACCCCGAGCGGCTGCGCAGCGTCGACCGCTCCGGCTTCCGCCTCGTCCACAAGCCCTGCGACCCGGTGGCGCTGCGCTCGCTGCTCGCCCGCACCCTGACGGCGACGGAGCATCGCGTCACCTGA
- a CDS encoding helicase-related protein, whose protein sequence is MTPQSTTVERIAQRVLFVERADKRRLLTDLMQDNALQRTIVFARTKHGADRIADHLKKAGVPADSIHGDKSQSARIRALDGFRTGELRALVATDIAARGIDIDGITHVINFDLPNEPESYVHRIGRTARAGAEGSAVSFCDMDEVAYLKDIEKTIRQPVPVDPDHAYHAAAVAALHASTKKPPAPKRQQQANRGPRPGKPPQAGQSQGQGQPKQAQPKQAQSKQGQPKNAAPKTPAGSQNRHDRRPQTHAQSHGAAKSDAGKPAGKDGGSATLRRKSAA, encoded by the coding sequence GTGACGCCGCAGTCCACCACGGTGGAACGCATCGCCCAGCGCGTGCTGTTCGTCGAGCGGGCCGACAAGCGCCGCCTGCTGACCGACCTGATGCAGGACAACGCGCTGCAGCGGACGATCGTCTTCGCCCGCACCAAGCACGGCGCCGACCGCATCGCCGACCATCTGAAGAAGGCCGGCGTCCCCGCCGACTCCATCCATGGCGACAAGTCGCAGTCGGCCCGCATCCGGGCGCTCGACGGCTTCCGCACGGGGGAACTGCGGGCGCTGGTGGCGACCGACATCGCGGCGCGCGGCATCGACATCGACGGCATCACGCACGTCATCAACTTCGACCTGCCGAACGAGCCGGAGAGCTACGTCCACCGCATCGGCCGCACCGCGCGCGCCGGGGCCGAGGGCAGCGCCGTGTCCTTCTGCGACATGGACGAGGTCGCCTACCTGAAGGACATCGAGAAGACCATCCGCCAGCCGGTGCCGGTCGACCCCGACCACGCCTATCACGCCGCGGCGGTGGCGGCGCTCCACGCCTCGACGAAGAAGCCGCCGGCGCCCAAGCGCCAGCAGCAGGCCAACCGCGGCCCGCGTCCCGGCAAGCCGCCGCAGGCGGGCCAGAGCCAGGGGCAGGGCCAGCCCAAACAGGCACAGCCCAAGCAGGCACAGTCCAAGCAGGGCCAGCCGAAGAACGCGGCGCCGAAGACCCCGGCCGGTTCCCAGAACCGCCACGACCGCCGCCCGCAGACCCATGCCCAGAGCCACGGCGCGGCGAAGTCCGATGCCGGCAAACCCGCGGGCAAGGACGGCGGCAGCGCCACGCTCCGCCGCAAGAGCGCCGCGTAA
- a CDS encoding M48 family metallopeptidase: protein MLFRRKPSAPRPAAQAPRPKPPRALVLTGLPAPLELRESARATRMTLRVDAGRGLVQVVVPVGVSEADALRFVGRHDGWVRARIAALPPALPFADGALVPFLGTDHVIRHLPDLRGATRREDGAILVGGRAEHVGRRVRDFLMAEARRELAERARQKAATIGARVAAVTVRDTRSRWGSCSATGRLSFSWRLILTPEPVLDYVVGHEVAHLKEMNHSARFWALCARLTADLNPDVAVPRHWLKTNGARLLRYG, encoded by the coding sequence ATGCTGTTCCGCCGCAAACCCTCCGCCCCGCGCCCCGCCGCGCAGGCTCCCCGGCCGAAGCCGCCGCGGGCGCTCGTCCTGACCGGCCTGCCGGCCCCGCTGGAGCTGCGGGAAAGCGCGCGCGCCACCCGCATGACCCTGCGGGTGGATGCCGGCCGCGGGCTGGTCCAGGTGGTGGTGCCGGTCGGCGTGTCGGAGGCCGACGCCCTGCGCTTCGTCGGGCGCCATGACGGCTGGGTGCGGGCGCGCATCGCCGCCCTGCCGCCGGCGCTGCCCTTCGCCGACGGGGCCCTGGTCCCTTTTCTCGGCACCGACCACGTCATCCGCCACCTGCCCGACCTGCGCGGCGCCACCCGGCGCGAGGACGGCGCCATCCTGGTGGGCGGCCGGGCGGAGCATGTCGGCCGCCGCGTGCGCGACTTCCTGATGGCGGAGGCGCGGCGCGAACTGGCGGAGCGGGCGCGGCAGAAGGCGGCCACCATCGGCGCGCGCGTCGCCGCCGTCACCGTGCGCGACACCCGCAGCCGCTGGGGAAGCTGCTCGGCCACCGGCCGCCTGTCCTTCTCCTGGCGGCTGATCCTGACGCCGGAGCCGGTGCTGGACTATGTGGTCGGGCACGAGGTGGCGCACCTGAAGGAGATGAACCACTCCGCCCGCTTCTGGGCGCTGTGCGCCCGGCTGACCGCCGACCTCAATCCCGACGTGGCGGTCCCGCGCCACTGGCTGAAGACCAACGGGGCGCGGCTGCTGCGCTACGGCTGA